A DNA window from Stenotrophomonas sp. 57 contains the following coding sequences:
- the purF gene encoding amidophosphoribosyltransferase translates to MCGIVGIVGNQNVAGQLYDGLTVLQHRGQDAAGIATANGSRLRVQKATGLVRDVFDARTMSTLEGSVGIAHVRYPTAGSEGMDEAQPFYVNSPYGIALAHNGNLINTEALRQQVFEQDRRNVNTDSDSEVLLNVFAYELEQQRQLSPEAAIRAVAGVHRRCKGGYAVVSVVLGLGLVAFRDPHGIRPLVLGKRSHAEGDEYIVASESAALDVLGFQRVRDVQPGEALVITARGELFSEICAEPAEHTPCIFEYVYFARPDSMIDNVSVHKARMRMGIKLGEKILRLRPDHDIDTIIPIPDTSRDAALEISNVLGVKYREGFIKNRYIGRTFIMPGQGERVKSVRRKLNPIHLEFRNRVVLLVDDSIVRGTTSQQIVQMARDAGARKVYLASAAPPVRYPNIYGIDMPAAEELVAHNRTVEEIEAHLGCDWLIYQDIEDMEAAVSEGNPALRSFDSSCFNGHYPTGIEPGYFERIQQLRSDDAKHKRRA, encoded by the coding sequence ATGTGTGGCATCGTCGGAATCGTCGGCAACCAGAACGTCGCCGGGCAGTTGTATGACGGCTTGACCGTCCTCCAGCACCGTGGCCAGGACGCGGCGGGCATCGCCACCGCCAATGGCAGCCGCCTGCGCGTGCAGAAGGCCACCGGCCTGGTCCGCGATGTGTTCGATGCCCGCACCATGTCCACCCTGGAAGGCAGCGTCGGCATCGCCCATGTGCGTTACCCCACCGCCGGTTCGGAAGGCATGGACGAGGCGCAGCCGTTCTACGTCAACTCGCCTTACGGCATCGCGCTGGCTCACAACGGCAACCTGATCAATACCGAGGCGCTGCGCCAGCAGGTGTTCGAGCAGGACCGCCGCAACGTCAACACCGATTCGGACAGCGAAGTGCTGCTGAACGTGTTCGCCTACGAACTGGAGCAGCAGCGCCAGCTCAGCCCGGAAGCGGCCATCCGCGCGGTGGCCGGCGTGCACCGCCGCTGCAAGGGCGGCTATGCAGTGGTCAGCGTGGTGCTGGGCCTGGGCCTGGTCGCCTTCCGCGACCCGCATGGCATCCGTCCGCTGGTGCTGGGCAAGCGCAGCCACGCTGAAGGTGACGAGTACATCGTGGCTTCCGAATCGGCGGCACTGGACGTGCTGGGCTTCCAGCGCGTGCGCGACGTGCAGCCGGGCGAAGCGCTGGTGATCACCGCGCGCGGCGAACTGTTCTCCGAAATCTGCGCCGAGCCCGCCGAGCACACCCCGTGCATCTTCGAGTACGTGTACTTCGCGCGCCCGGATTCGATGATCGACAACGTGTCGGTGCACAAGGCGCGCATGCGCATGGGCATCAAGCTGGGCGAGAAGATCCTGCGCCTGCGCCCGGACCACGACATCGACACCATCATCCCGATCCCGGACACCTCGCGCGATGCCGCGCTGGAAATCTCCAACGTGCTCGGGGTGAAGTACCGCGAAGGCTTCATCAAGAACCGCTACATCGGCCGCACCTTCATCATGCCGGGGCAGGGCGAACGCGTGAAGTCGGTGCGTCGCAAGCTCAACCCGATCCACCTGGAGTTCCGCAACCGCGTGGTGCTGCTGGTGGACGATTCAATCGTGCGTGGCACCACCAGCCAGCAGATCGTGCAGATGGCGCGTGATGCGGGCGCCCGCAAGGTCTACCTGGCCAGCGCCGCGCCGCCGGTGCGCTACCCGAACATCTACGGCATCGACATGCCGGCCGCCGAAGAGCTGGTCGCGCACAACCGCACGGTTGAAGAGATCGAAGCGCACCTGGGCTGCGACTGGCTGATCTACCAGGACATCGAGGACATGGAAGCGGCGGTGAGCGAGGGCAACCCGGCGCTGCGCAGCTTCGACTCGTCCTGCTTCAACGGGCACTACCCGACCGGCATCGAGCCGGGCTACTTCGAGCGCATCCAGCAGCTGCGTTCGGACGATGCCAAGCACAAGCGCCGCGCCTGA
- a CDS encoding ferritin-like domain-containing protein, with translation MVDVPDVGGDLLRAAQQCLAEADPLRKVALTQAHAAAFRAGRLKVAADAPPPEPIRMPGRPAQLVLVHPREVPRRGLGGVEGRAAFIHAIAHIELNAIDLAWDAVYRFRGLPPAFHADWVSCADDESRHFMLLRERLQAHGHDYADFPAHNGLWEMCEKTAHDGLARMALVPRVLEARGLDVTPGMIEKLRNVGDGETADVLEVILREEVAHVAAGSRWYRWYCDRAGVEPRARFKELLVEYAGGYLHGPFNMEARLLAGFDADELANLVEQAG, from the coding sequence GTGGTTGATGTGCCCGACGTTGGTGGCGACCTGCTGCGCGCTGCGCAGCAGTGCCTGGCTGAAGCCGATCCGCTGCGCAAGGTTGCGCTGACCCAGGCCCATGCCGCTGCGTTCCGTGCCGGCCGCCTGAAGGTGGCTGCCGACGCGCCGCCGCCGGAGCCGATCCGCATGCCCGGCCGGCCGGCGCAGCTGGTGCTGGTGCACCCGCGCGAAGTGCCGCGGCGCGGACTGGGTGGTGTGGAAGGGCGGGCTGCTTTCATCCACGCCATCGCGCATATCGAACTCAACGCGATCGACCTGGCCTGGGATGCGGTGTACCGCTTCCGCGGCCTGCCGCCGGCGTTCCATGCCGACTGGGTCAGCTGTGCCGACGACGAATCGCGGCACTTCATGCTGCTGCGTGAGCGCCTGCAGGCACACGGCCACGACTACGCCGATTTCCCCGCGCACAACGGCCTGTGGGAAATGTGCGAAAAGACCGCGCACGATGGCCTGGCACGCATGGCGCTGGTGCCACGCGTGCTGGAAGCGCGCGGCCTGGACGTGACGCCCGGCATGATCGAGAAGCTGCGCAATGTCGGCGATGGTGAAACCGCCGATGTGCTGGAAGTGATCCTGCGCGAGGAAGTGGCGCATGTTGCCGCCGGCTCGCGCTGGTATCGCTGGTACTGCGACCGCGCCGGTGTCGAACCGCGCGCACGCTTCAAGGAACTGCTGGTGGAGTACGCCGGCGGCTACCTGCACGGGCCGTTCAACATGGAAGCGCGCCTGCTGGCCGGGTTCGATGCGGATGAGCTGGCCAACCTGGTCGAACAGGCGGGTTGA
- a CDS encoding DUF2235 domain-containing protein, translating to MAPSQETDEDDGLLRIGLFFDGTRNNAHNLARGRPQRPQPRPAELRADDDSTYQSRLTSSYDNGLTNIARLQQLYPDSRRDAMAAPSLSIYVEGVGTRDDADDDLIGLAFGIGASGVRAKVQRVLQVLLPAALAELSTRWRQPLHRVQLDLFGFSRGAASARDIANQLQGWDGTRWRQLLQASGLACATDFAPATPVLRFIGLFDTVVAVNGGRADEQPQLALRSGIARHVVQLTARDEHRQHYPLTSVAPPFTEIALPGVHANIGGGYNQLEEGPKLLSRPRRQQLRRPAVADYQTPPLALLQTTTAYAETLADAERWRQQLGVGEKEVWVDVWHQWQQQRRAGSRSVLLSPVLYVTAAVVLRRKIDWRYQLIALQVMQQQAINAGVQWTANAAEVPGWELPSALQPIARRLVGGQALTQTQEALLRRRYLMQSAHWNFDALGDTALTYAADAGVSELPYRPGPGLLYINRPTVDGKRVVLPNG from the coding sequence ATGGCACCATCGCAGGAGACGGACGAAGATGACGGCTTGCTGCGGATAGGCCTGTTCTTCGATGGCACGCGCAACAATGCCCACAACCTGGCGCGCGGTCGCCCGCAGCGTCCGCAACCGCGTCCGGCCGAACTGCGCGCCGACGACGATTCGACCTACCAGAGCCGGCTGACCAGCAGCTACGACAACGGCCTGACCAACATCGCGCGCCTGCAGCAGCTGTATCCGGACAGCCGCCGCGATGCGATGGCCGCGCCTTCGCTGTCGATCTATGTGGAAGGCGTGGGCACCCGCGATGATGCCGATGACGATCTGATCGGGCTGGCCTTCGGTATCGGTGCCAGCGGCGTGCGGGCGAAAGTGCAGCGCGTGCTGCAGGTGCTGCTGCCAGCCGCGCTGGCGGAACTGTCCACGCGCTGGCGGCAGCCGCTGCATCGCGTGCAGCTGGATCTGTTCGGTTTTTCACGCGGCGCTGCCTCGGCCCGTGACATCGCCAACCAGCTGCAGGGGTGGGATGGCACGCGGTGGCGGCAGCTGCTGCAGGCCTCGGGCCTTGCCTGTGCAACCGACTTCGCCCCCGCCACGCCGGTGCTGCGCTTCATCGGTCTGTTCGACACTGTGGTCGCGGTCAATGGCGGCCGCGCCGATGAGCAGCCGCAACTGGCTCTGCGCAGTGGCATCGCACGCCACGTCGTACAGCTCACCGCGCGTGATGAACATCGCCAGCACTATCCGCTGACCAGCGTGGCACCGCCGTTCACCGAGATCGCGCTGCCCGGCGTGCACGCCAACATCGGTGGTGGCTACAACCAGCTGGAGGAAGGCCCCAAGCTGCTCAGTCGCCCACGTCGGCAACAACTGCGTCGGCCAGCAGTGGCTGACTACCAGACGCCACCGCTGGCCCTGCTGCAGACGACCACGGCCTACGCTGAAACACTGGCCGATGCCGAGCGCTGGCGGCAACAACTGGGTGTGGGCGAGAAAGAGGTCTGGGTGGATGTCTGGCACCAATGGCAGCAGCAGCGTCGTGCCGGCAGCCGCAGCGTGCTGCTGTCACCGGTGCTGTATGTGACCGCTGCGGTAGTGCTGCGCCGGAAGATCGATTGGCGTTACCAGCTGATCGCACTACAGGTGATGCAGCAACAGGCTATCAATGCCGGCGTGCAATGGACCGCCAATGCCGCCGAAGTTCCTGGCTGGGAGCTGCCGTCGGCCCTGCAGCCGATCGCACGGCGGCTGGTGGGCGGACAGGCACTGACCCAGACCCAGGAAGCGTTGCTGCGGCGGCGCTACCTGATGCAGTCGGCGCACTGGAATTTCGACGCGCTGGGCGACACCGCACTGACCTACGCCGCCGATGCCGGCGTCAGCGAACTGCCATACCGGCCGGGGCCGGGGTTGTTGTACATCAACCGGCCGACCGTGGACGGCAAGCGCGTGGTGTTGCCGAATGGGTGA
- a CDS encoding zinc-dependent metalloprotease translates to MLSRSIGKAAGGLVLGLSVAAAAHAAPLFEPVTVISRASANSEPALGKLLATPSTATVQEVRVDAAATAQPQLEFELLGKRVQAVRSKVEALPDGGSIWYGQFRSPSDRLTATTSSGQDDPGNSLILVRSGDTITGSIRKDGKLYRLRPLGNRHVLVEVDESRMPADHPADYNQLPKIPMGDNDHIGIAQASSGTPATIRVLVVATNAAVSAYGGNMQSLVQLAVAESNQGYVNSNVGITLQLAGYETTSYSESGSFDTDLARFRGTSDGYMDSIHTSRNSTAADVGVLLINNAAYCGLASGIGSTASTAFAAVYWDCATGYYSFAHEIGHLQSARHDIATDSSTSPYAYGHGYRYEPASGTGWRTIMAYNCTRSCPRLNYWSNPNISYNGIPMGNASTADNQRVLVNTKATIAAFR, encoded by the coding sequence ATGTTGTCCAGATCGATTGGCAAAGCGGCAGGTGGCCTGGTGTTGGGTTTGTCGGTGGCAGCGGCCGCGCACGCGGCACCGTTGTTCGAGCCGGTCACGGTGATCAGCCGGGCATCCGCTAACAGTGAGCCCGCACTCGGCAAGCTGCTGGCCACGCCGTCCACGGCGACGGTACAGGAAGTGCGTGTCGACGCCGCGGCTACGGCGCAACCGCAGCTGGAGTTCGAGCTGCTCGGCAAGCGCGTGCAGGCGGTGCGCAGCAAGGTCGAAGCTCTGCCCGATGGCGGCAGCATCTGGTACGGCCAGTTCCGCTCGCCGTCCGACCGGCTGACCGCGACCACCTCCAGCGGCCAGGACGATCCGGGCAATTCGCTGATCCTGGTGCGCTCGGGCGACACGATCACCGGTTCGATCCGCAAGGACGGCAAGCTGTATCGCCTGCGTCCGCTGGGCAACCGCCACGTACTGGTGGAAGTGGACGAATCGCGGATGCCGGCCGATCATCCGGCCGACTACAACCAGCTGCCGAAGATCCCGATGGGCGACAACGACCACATCGGCATCGCGCAGGCTTCGTCGGGCACGCCGGCGACCATCCGCGTGCTGGTGGTGGCGACCAACGCTGCGGTGTCAGCCTACGGCGGCAACATGCAGTCGCTGGTGCAGCTGGCGGTGGCTGAGTCCAACCAGGGCTACGTCAACAGCAACGTCGGCATCACCTTGCAGCTGGCCGGCTACGAGACCACCAGCTACAGCGAGTCGGGCAGCTTCGATACCGATCTGGCGCGCTTCCGTGGCACCAGTGATGGCTACATGGACAGCATCCATACCAGCCGCAACAGCACCGCAGCCGACGTCGGCGTACTGCTGATCAACAACGCCGCGTACTGCGGCCTAGCCTCTGGCATCGGCTCGACCGCATCGACCGCATTCGCGGCGGTGTACTGGGATTGCGCGACCGGCTACTACTCGTTCGCGCATGAGATCGGCCACCTGCAGAGCGCGCGGCATGACATCGCCACGGACTCGAGCACCTCGCCCTACGCCTATGGTCACGGCTACCGCTATGAACCGGCCAGCGGCACCGGCTGGCGCACGATCATGGCCTACAACTGCACCCGCAGCTGCCCGCGCCTGAACTACTGGTCCAACCCGAACATCAGCTACAACGGCATCCCGATGGGCAATGCCAGTACCGCCGACAACCAGCGTGTGCTGGTCAATACGAAGGCCACCATCGCGGCCTTCCGCTGA
- the lpxH gene encoding UDP-2,3-diacylglucosamine diphosphatase: protein MTTLFISDLHLDPSRPEITDLFLRFLREQAPGADALYILGDLFEAWIGDDTPSPAADAVADALKVLSDSGVPVYFIRGNRDFLLGEDYARRAGLRILPDPCLIELYGRPVLLQHGDLLCTDDIPYQQFRAQTRDPVFQAQFLSQPLAARIAFAQKAREASQARQSEMKQGDRAQFETVTDVAPAEVDATFVRHGVDTMIHGHTHRPAIHSLQAGGRACTRIVLGDWYEQGSVLRVDASGWSLDTLARG, encoded by the coding sequence ATGACCACGCTGTTCATTTCCGACCTGCACCTGGACCCCAGCCGTCCGGAGATCACCGATCTGTTCCTGCGCTTCCTGCGCGAGCAGGCGCCCGGCGCCGATGCGCTGTACATCCTCGGCGACCTGTTCGAAGCCTGGATTGGCGATGACACGCCCTCGCCTGCCGCCGATGCGGTGGCCGATGCGCTGAAGGTGCTGTCCGACAGCGGCGTGCCGGTGTACTTCATCCGCGGCAACCGCGATTTCCTGCTCGGCGAGGACTACGCGCGCCGCGCCGGCCTGCGCATCCTGCCCGACCCGTGCCTGATCGAACTGTATGGCCGCCCGGTGCTGTTGCAGCACGGCGACCTGCTGTGCACCGACGACATTCCTTACCAGCAGTTCCGCGCGCAGACGCGCGACCCGGTGTTCCAGGCGCAGTTCCTGTCGCAGCCACTGGCCGCGCGCATCGCGTTCGCGCAGAAGGCGCGCGAAGCCAGCCAGGCCCGCCAGTCGGAAATGAAGCAGGGTGATCGCGCGCAGTTCGAGACCGTCACCGACGTGGCCCCGGCCGAAGTCGATGCCACCTTCGTGCGCCACGGCGTGGACACCATGATCCATGGCCACACCCATCGCCCGGCGATCCATTCGCTGCAGGCCGGTGGCCGCGCCTGCACCCGCATCGTGCTGGGCGACTGGTACGAGCAGGGTTCGGTGCTGCGCGTGGATGCCAGCGGCTGGTCGCTTGATACCCTGGCCCGCGGGTAA
- a CDS encoding phosphatase PAP2 family protein, producing MRTTRLELLADREARLCRRANHYCRRRRVRRVFAVISRLGDGVFWYVLMGALVLLDGFDGLRASVHMAATGLAALLLYKGLKRWTRRPRPYAADLRIRAWVAPLDEFSFPSGHTLHAVSFTIVALAYYPWLAPLLVPFTVGVALSRVVLGLHYPSDVLAATGIAIGLASASLAWLPLPV from the coding sequence ATGCGCACAACGCGGCTTGAACTGCTGGCCGACCGCGAAGCCCGCCTGTGCCGGCGGGCCAACCACTACTGCCGCCGCCGCCGCGTGCGCCGCGTGTTCGCGGTCATCAGCCGGCTCGGTGATGGCGTGTTCTGGTATGTGCTGATGGGCGCGCTGGTGCTGCTCGATGGCTTCGACGGCCTGCGCGCGTCCGTGCACATGGCCGCCACCGGCCTGGCCGCGCTGTTGCTGTACAAAGGCCTGAAGCGCTGGACCCGGCGCCCGCGCCCGTATGCGGCCGACCTGCGCATCCGCGCCTGGGTGGCACCGCTGGATGAGTTCAGCTTCCCCTCCGGCCACACCCTGCACGCGGTGTCGTTCACCATCGTGGCGCTGGCCTACTACCCGTGGCTGGCGCCGCTGCTGGTACCGTTCACGGTGGGCGTGGCGCTGTCGCGTGTGGTGTTGGGCCTGCATTACCCCAGCGACGTGCTGGCCGCCACCGGCATCGCCATCGGGCTGGCCTCGGCCAGCCTGGCCTGGTTGCCGTTGCCGGTGTAG